Proteins encoded within one genomic window of Aerococcus viridans:
- a CDS encoding Cof-type HAD-IIB family hydrolase, with protein sequence MYKLIAFDIDGTLVNSKKEVTQATKEALHKLHDAGIHVVISSGRPYKGVLLNADLVGREIVPFVSCFNGGLVKEVATDRTVFSHALTNGELQSWVELAKAHDLDVHAHDDQYVIVQDAPKDQYVDVESKLNEMPIRTVDFFDGEVTAPKVMITAEPGKLDTFIATLDPELFEKYSIMKSEPFFLEIMPKGVDKGEALAKLAESLGIDQSETMAFGDQANDLSMIKWAGCGVAMGNAIDELKDNAQYVTASNDDEGIAKALEKLVFATE encoded by the coding sequence ATGTATAAATTAATCGCGTTTGATATTGATGGGACTTTAGTCAACTCAAAGAAAGAGGTCACACAAGCGACCAAGGAAGCCTTACATAAATTGCATGATGCGGGTATTCATGTAGTTATCTCATCGGGTCGACCTTACAAAGGTGTATTATTAAATGCAGATTTAGTTGGCCGTGAAATCGTACCATTTGTTTCTTGTTTTAATGGTGGCTTAGTAAAAGAAGTAGCAACTGATCGTACCGTCTTTTCACATGCCTTAACCAACGGTGAATTACAAAGTTGGGTTGAATTAGCAAAGGCACACGATTTAGATGTGCATGCCCACGATGATCAATATGTGATTGTACAAGATGCACCTAAAGATCAATATGTAGATGTTGAGTCTAAATTGAATGAGATGCCAATCAGAACAGTTGATTTCTTTGATGGGGAAGTTACGGCACCAAAAGTGATGATTACTGCTGAACCAGGAAAATTAGATACTTTTATCGCAACATTGGACCCTGAATTGTTCGAAAAATACTCGATCATGAAATCTGAGCCATTCTTCTTAGAAATTATGCCAAAAGGCGTTGACAAAGGAGAAGCTTTAGCTAAGTTAGCAGAAAGCTTAGGTATTGATCAAAGTGAAACAATGGCCTTTGGTGATCAAGCGAATGATTTATCCATGATTAAATGGGCTGGTTGTGGGGTTGCGATGGGTAATGCAATTGATGAATTAAAAGACAATGCCCAATACGTAACAGCATCCAATGATGATGAAGGGATTGCAAAAGCATTAGAAAAATTGGTCTTCGCCACAGAATAA
- a CDS encoding alpha-amylase family glycosyl hydrolase gives MAKVTNLTLRHKTLYKLFVRNFTKEGTFKSIIPELQRLKDLGVDIILLQSIFPTTDLRVADNLKGNPMIVKNISEVSQQYGSLDDFQELVDSIHEMGMQVMLNLQLFHLAKDSELVKEHPEYFLHNEQGEMISRLDIYDSSYDLDYTNPKLWDYIIENLKYWAKFVDGFAANHAQLVRPEFWASARAEVEDVHPYFYWVAATMPLSILTKLQQMNMPYWTEGELYPNFDVVDQIPGSFYKNRFYHGDLSLENFVGTLNYQELMLPNTYVSMHSLEFEEFPRFAECVKPGSELENWTAFSFFQKGIASVFMGQEYGSKERFNFQSGEMINWTINQDLTPLINRMSQIKKREVCKSGYYTIMPAGEATVVLSYHYYNQHLFGVFKLKEDGQPATIELGIPNGEYKNEITKESYRVVNGRVTLGEKPVIISYEGDMQLPEYFKEDGGNV, from the coding sequence ATGGCTAAAGTAACGAATTTAACGTTACGTCACAAAACGTTGTATAAGTTATTTGTTCGCAATTTTACAAAGGAAGGGACTTTCAAATCGATTATTCCAGAGCTTCAACGTTTAAAAGATTTGGGCGTAGACATTATTTTACTGCAGTCTATCTTTCCAACTACTGACTTGAGGGTTGCTGATAATTTGAAAGGTAATCCAATGATCGTGAAAAATATTTCTGAGGTTTCCCAGCAGTATGGGAGCCTAGATGATTTTCAAGAATTAGTGGACAGTATCCATGAGATGGGGATGCAAGTGATGTTAAACCTACAATTATTCCATTTGGCAAAGGATTCGGAGTTAGTTAAAGAACATCCTGAATATTTCTTACATAATGAACAGGGCGAAATGATTTCTCGATTGGACATCTATGATAGTTCCTACGATTTAGACTATACCAACCCTAAATTATGGGATTACATCATTGAAAATCTAAAATATTGGGCTAAATTTGTGGATGGGTTTGCGGCAAACCATGCCCAACTGGTTCGTCCTGAATTTTGGGCGTCAGCACGGGCTGAAGTGGAAGATGTTCATCCATATTTCTATTGGGTGGCTGCAACCATGCCTTTATCAATCCTAACGAAGTTACAACAAATGAATATGCCTTATTGGACAGAAGGGGAATTATATCCTAACTTTGACGTAGTTGATCAAATTCCAGGTTCCTTCTATAAAAATCGTTTTTATCATGGAGATTTGTCCTTGGAAAACTTTGTTGGTACCTTAAATTACCAAGAGTTGATGTTGCCAAATACATACGTAAGTATGCATTCTTTAGAATTTGAGGAATTCCCACGCTTTGCAGAATGTGTTAAACCAGGTAGTGAACTAGAAAATTGGACAGCTTTTTCCTTTTTCCAAAAAGGGATAGCCAGCGTATTTATGGGACAGGAGTATGGATCAAAAGAACGATTTAACTTCCAAAGCGGTGAGATGATTAACTGGACTATTAATCAAGATTTAACCCCATTGATCAATCGAATGTCACAAATTAAGAAACGAGAAGTTTGTAAGAGTGGTTACTATACGATTATGCCAGCAGGGGAAGCGACTGTAGTCCTTTCTTACCATTATTATAACCAACATTTGTTTGGGGTATTCAAGTTAAAAGAAGATGGCCAGCCCGCTACGATTGAATTAGGTATACCCAACGGTGAATATAAGAATGAAATTACTAAAGAAAGTTACCGGGTTGTCAATGGCCGTGTAACCTTGGGTGAGAAGCCGGTCATTATTTCTTATGAAGGTGACATGCAACTGCCGGAGTACTTTAAAGAAGACGGAGGAAATGTATAG